The window TTTTTTCAACAATGTTTCCATTTAATTTTATACCAATCTCTTTTGCACAAACACCTTTTGTTTTTAAAATTTTCATTTCCCAAAATCTCCCTTTTAAATTCTTGTTAAATATATCAGATTATTATGAGTCATATCCTGAGCAGTTTTCAAGTTTATCCATTGTTATCTTTTCTAACTCCTCTTTTATTTTTAAATTAACTCCCTCTAATTTACATCTTAATCCACATAAAGCCATTTTAGAAGTTGTACAACTTGTTTTGTCTTCAAAACATCCATTTACTTTGATTCCACCTTCTAAAACTTCTACTATATCGTATACACTTATATCTTCTGGCTTCTTTGCTGCTACATAACCACCTTTTGCACCACGAAATGATTCTACTAAATCAGATGAAGTTAATTTTCCAAGAATTTTAAGTGTAAATCTTATAGAAACACCTGAAATTTCAGAAATCTCCTTTGCATCCATTTTTCTATTTGCTTCACACAATAAAAGTACGATTCTTATACCGTAATCAACTTCTCTACTTATTAACATTGTTCCTCCAGTTTTTTTAATTTCAATACTAATATTGTAGACCATTTTTTACTATAAATCAATACATATTTTATATAAATTAATTGAAAATGCCTTATTTAAATAGGATGAAAAATAATATCACTATAAAATCTACTATAAAAATTTTGGTAAGAAGACTTTTTCTATACATTGGATTACTAAATAATCTAATATAGTCATTAATTCCTAAGTAACCTCTATATTTTTCATTCATAAAAAAATATGTAAATGCATCAAAAGTTAGTACTATTAAGTTATATATCATCAACCTTTGAACCATAATTTCCTCCTTGAACTTCTTTGATATAATAATATATTACTTTATGTATTATATAATGTCAAATATTTGAAGAATACTATATTTTAAATTGAATTTTTGATTAAAATGAATTATAATGATATCAGTTAGTATAATATCTATATATAAATAAAGTATTAATCTATAAGGGGGAGAGCTATGAGTTTTTTATTTAAACTTTTTAACAATAAGAACATCAAGGAACTCGAAAAAATCAATCTAACTTTAAGTGAAAAGTTACAAAATCTTCAAAAAGAGTTGGAGGAAAAAGAGGTTCTTATTAGTAATTACTCTTCTTTGCAATCTAAGCCAAATACTGACTATTCAAAGCAATGGCAACTTATGGAAAAAAATCTTAGAAATCTACAAGAAGAAAATAGAATGTTAAAGGAGAATTTCATTAAATTAAATAGAATTATTCCAAAACAGCAATGGCAATACTCTTTTTTAGTTGATCTTCATTATTTTTATTCAGCTAATAAGTTTGTAAGTATCAGAGAAAAGCTTTTAGAATCTGGTGTTAAATACTTACAAGAAATAAACGAGGAGATGTTTTCAACTCTTTTAAAAGAGGATCGTTATGTACAAGAGGGACTTCAAAAATTTTTAGATTATAAAAAGGGAATTATTGATTGGGATGTGAAAACTTTCTTAATGAAAGGTGATAAAGTAACTAAAATTTATCAAAAATCTAGAAAATTTTTAAACATTTTATCTGAGCAAAATATTGAATTTATGGTTGATTTAGAATCTTTTGATTTTCAATCACTTAACGAATTTGGATTTTCTCAAGAAGATATAGATGCTTTTAAACAAAAATATGAATCATATAATGCCGAAAGAAAAATATAATAGCTTTTACCTAGTTTATATATTAGGCGTAGAGTTTTGGGGAGGAAATTTTGATGAGTACATACAAATTATGGTGCAACTACCTTAGAATTGATAGATTTATTTACCCTGATGAAAAAAAATTAAAATTTTTAAATTTTTGTCAGGAAAATAATGTAATTTACCTATCTGAAATAGATGAGGAGTTACTAACTCAATACTCCAAAGTACCTGGTGTTGGTCCTGGAAGAATTGCAGATATAAAAAATGATCTGTCTGAAATTGTAGAAAGATTTTCAAAACAAAAAACTTTTAAAAAAATTGTTGATTGTCGTTTAGACAAAATAATTTTTAATATAAAGCATATTGAAGGAATAACAGTTGGAGAATTTTTAAACTATAACCAAAAGGATATCGATTCTTTACAATTAACTAGTAATGAACTTGAAAGAATATATGAGATATGTACTACTACACTTCCTCTGGAAGAAACTTTAAAAAAAATCAAAACCACTCTTTCTCAAGATGATATTCAACTTTTAGTTGATAGACTTGAAAATAATAAAACTTTAGAAGAGATTGGTACCCTAAGAAATATTAGTCGTGAAAGAACAAGACAAATTGAAATAAAATTAAAACAGATTATTGCAAATATATTTAAAAATACAAATCTAAATATTGCATTAAAAATTGAAGCTGATTTTAAAGATGAAATATCTTTAGATGAAATGTATGAGCTATTTGGTAAAAATTATCGTTTTTTAGTTAGCTTCCTGAAAAGAAATGAAATTTTCTCAAGACCTTTTTATATAGATTTCTTGGATTTATTTCTTTTCGATAGAAGAGAACGTTTCTTTAAAATTTTCTACTCATTAGAATTTACTAACATTCTGACTACAGAAAATGTTAAAACAATTAGAAGTAGTTTTAAAAGTTTTAAATGGATCACTCAAGAAGAGATTGAAAAAATAATAACAAAACTAGGTTATGAAAAACATGGAAAATATTATGTTCAAAACAGTGGATATAAAGATATTCTAGAACTTTACTTTGTTAAATTAGTTTCACATCCATTAAGAGTAGATGAAAATACAATAAAATTAATTATTGAGGATATTAACTCTAGATTAGATTATAATCTTTATTCTGAAGAGATTAAGAATATGAACGATAACACTGCAATTTACTTG of the Cetobacterium somerae ATCC BAA-474 genome contains:
- a CDS encoding RrF2 family transcriptional regulator, whose product is MLISREVDYGIRIVLLLCEANRKMDAKEISEISGVSIRFTLKILGKLTSSDLVESFRGAKGGYVAAKKPEDISVYDIVEVLEGGIKVNGCFEDKTSCTTSKMALCGLRCKLEGVNLKIKEELEKITMDKLENCSGYDS
- a CDS encoding sigma factor-like helix-turn-helix DNA-binding protein, giving the protein MSTYKLWCNYLRIDRFIYPDEKKLKFLNFCQENNVIYLSEIDEELLTQYSKVPGVGPGRIADIKNDLSEIVERFSKQKTFKKIVDCRLDKIIFNIKHIEGITVGEFLNYNQKDIDSLQLTSNELERIYEICTTTLPLEETLKKIKTTLSQDDIQLLVDRLENNKTLEEIGTLRNISRERTRQIEIKLKQIIANIFKNTNLNIALKIEADFKDEISLDEMYELFGKNYRFLVSFLKRNEIFSRPFYIDFLDLFLFDRRERFFKIFYSLEFTNILTTENVKTIRSSFKSFKWITQEEIEKIITKLGYEKHGKYYVQNSGYKDILELYFVKLVSHPLRVDENTIKLIIEDINSRLDYNLYSEEIKNMNDNTAIYLARRLEGLLSRIDGIIMTDSRTYIHINKIKYNVEEFLNLKNTILSFNENYIDSIAVYKNLESILNSIGIYSDHVFYSLFKYHFAQELNLSTNGNSRVLTIGEQGFNRVDELEKFIETEGKILEKSYIQEKLNYSNVSLNNAIDNSNKIISFDRSFIGLINFVQMSKNEIELFKELVISNDNDGNISIPELISKINLNKSFKAFIKKNNINKYFIASLVRYYFPEYKGGCNLLSKKSITK